A single Micromonospora luteifusca DNA region contains:
- a CDS encoding pectate lyase family protein has protein sequence MRRILAGATVIALLLGASPAGAAAPPADTDRLSWSARHLGRQALPERDGWAAEGAGTTGGSAATPERTRVVRSRAELVAALGGDNASNATDATPKLIYVDGTVDGFEGPDGTPLSCAELADPSYRLDAYLAAYDPAVWGRVPPTGPLEEARVRSVTNQTRQTQINVGPNTSIVGLRGARLTGLTLMIDRASNVIVRNLTLVDARDCFPAWSPTDGEAGNWNSQYDQISVRRSDNVWVDHNTFSDGDNPDSAQPVHFGRPYQVHDGSLDVTHTASLVTASWNRFVGRDKLMLIGSSNIVGPDVGRLKVTLHHNLFDSVLQRLPRVRFGQVDVYNNHYRLGGDDFQYALGVGVQSAIYVQNNFFTLDATVDPGDLLYGWGGTALTERGSWVRRGSGPARPVDLLAAYNAAQDPDLGSDAGWTPTLRRDPVLPAPLVPLLVGPLAGADRLPI, from the coding sequence ATGCGCAGAATCCTCGCCGGCGCCACCGTGATCGCCCTCCTGCTCGGTGCCTCCCCGGCCGGCGCCGCCGCACCACCCGCCGACACCGATCGGCTCTCCTGGTCGGCCCGTCACCTCGGCCGGCAGGCCCTGCCCGAGCGCGATGGCTGGGCGGCCGAGGGCGCCGGCACCACCGGCGGCTCGGCGGCCACCCCCGAACGGACCCGGGTGGTCCGCAGTCGGGCCGAGCTGGTCGCCGCGCTCGGCGGCGACAACGCCAGCAACGCCACCGATGCCACGCCGAAGCTCATCTACGTCGACGGCACCGTCGACGGCTTCGAGGGGCCCGACGGTACGCCGCTGAGCTGCGCCGAGCTGGCCGATCCGTCGTACCGGCTGGACGCCTACCTGGCCGCGTACGACCCGGCGGTGTGGGGCCGGGTGCCGCCGACCGGGCCACTGGAGGAGGCGCGGGTCCGCTCGGTGACCAACCAGACCCGGCAGACCCAGATCAACGTCGGCCCGAACACCAGCATCGTCGGGCTGCGCGGGGCCCGGTTGACCGGGCTCACCCTCATGATCGACCGGGCGTCGAACGTCATCGTCCGCAACCTGACCCTCGTCGACGCCCGCGACTGCTTCCCCGCCTGGTCGCCGACCGACGGCGAGGCCGGCAACTGGAACAGTCAGTACGACCAGATCTCGGTGCGCCGCAGCGACAACGTCTGGGTCGACCACAACACCTTCAGCGACGGCGACAACCCGGACAGCGCCCAGCCGGTCCACTTCGGGCGGCCGTACCAGGTGCACGACGGGTCGTTGGACGTCACGCACACCGCGAGTCTGGTAACCGCCTCCTGGAACCGCTTTGTCGGGCGAGACAAGCTGATGCTGATCGGCTCGTCCAACATCGTGGGTCCCGACGTGGGCCGGCTGAAGGTCACCCTGCACCACAACCTCTTCGACAGCGTCCTGCAACGGCTGCCCCGGGTGCGCTTCGGCCAGGTCGACGTCTACAACAACCACTACCGGCTCGGTGGGGACGACTTCCAGTACGCGCTCGGCGTCGGCGTCCAGTCGGCGATCTACGTGCAGAACAACTTCTTCACCCTGGACGCGACGGTCGACCCGGGCGACCTGCTCTACGGCTGGGGCGGCACCGCGCTGACCGAGCGGGGCTCGTGGGTGCGCCGAGGCAGCGGCCCGGCGCGACCGGTCGACCTGCTGGCGGCGTACAACGCGGCGCAGGACCCCGACCTGGGCTCCGACGCGGGCTGGACCCCGACGTTACGCCGCGACCCGGTCCTGCCGGCCCCACTGGTCCCCCTCCTGGTCGGCCCTCTCGCCGGCGCCGACCGGCTGCCGATCTGA
- a CDS encoding HD domain-containing protein encodes MDFPPHLGSMPMHAITEIHGEPGLLERFRLEVLRFDDGARARLTAALDLAAELHRDDRRVREPYLNHLLRVAIRLMHHYQVRDVDVIVAGLLHDAVEDHPGELADGDPGSDPTEAALAALAARFGPRVATLVAAVTNPLYDPKRDRNAQYREHLAVSLDREPWARVIKVSDFTDNGVGVIHTVGPKVVSSARKYRPLVPLFRDLIGRPDTPLSPAVKRHIFDQLSLAEERFSAILDQPAHSN; translated from the coding sequence ATGGACTTCCCGCCACATCTGGGCAGCATGCCGATGCACGCGATCACCGAGATCCACGGCGAACCGGGCCTGCTGGAGCGTTTCCGGTTGGAGGTCCTGCGGTTCGACGACGGCGCCCGGGCCCGGCTGACCGCCGCGCTCGACCTCGCCGCCGAGCTGCACCGCGACGACCGACGCGTCCGCGAGCCGTACCTCAATCACCTGCTGCGGGTGGCGATCCGGTTGATGCACCACTACCAGGTCCGTGACGTGGACGTGATCGTCGCGGGTCTGCTGCACGACGCGGTCGAGGACCACCCTGGCGAACTGGCCGACGGTGACCCGGGGAGCGACCCGACCGAGGCTGCGTTGGCCGCGCTCGCCGCGCGCTTCGGCCCGCGGGTGGCCACCCTGGTCGCCGCCGTCACCAACCCGCTGTACGACCCGAAGCGGGACCGCAACGCGCAGTACCGGGAGCACCTGGCGGTCAGTCTGGACCGGGAGCCCTGGGCCCGGGTGATCAAGGTGTCGGACTTCACCGACAACGGCGTGGGGGTGATCCACACGGTCGGGCCGAAGGTCGTGTCGTCAGCCCGCAAGTACCGGCCGCTGGTGCCGCTCTTCCGGGATCTGATCGGCCGGCCGGACACACCGTTGTCACCGGCGGTGAAGCGGCACATCTTCGACCAGCTCTCCCTGGCCGAGGAGCGGTTCAGCGCCATCCTGGATCAGCCCGCCCACTCGAACTGA
- a CDS encoding FAD-binding oxidoreductase, with amino-acid sequence MRDLSRRDLLKATAVGAGAVALPGMIAGSSAIAADGPAPSFGDKFPLAELTGRIVRPQSPDYADASIGWDELFVHYPLVIVFAQETRDVVNALTWARQNDVALRVRSGRHNLEGWSNVDNGIVIDVSELKDTHIDTASRTARVGAGLNQSEAITALGEYDLAATTGTEGTVGLSGATLGGGFGFLTRYLGMACDNLIGAEIVVAAGADGAKVLEVDPWHHPDLLWALRGAGNGNFGIVTSLTYKVAPLKSVAYVQATWEGLDDLHGVFDSWQRSAPFADPRLGSQLEVHPTEILLFGVLAEGSEAEARKLLAPILSVGNPTVTVQIGGWSETYAGFQIPTEDEPANWKFFSQFTMEPFPKKAISIIRAFMEDSPSPDSNFFTQAFGTGAQRQEPFGGAAFPHRDALFYSEPGAGWGTRGEPDSGDAITPIAQTWIAEFSQALRPYVDGAYVNVPNIGMAEWETAYWGRNFERLRKIKAQYDPRNVFQYEQSIPPATH; translated from the coding sequence ATGCGCGACCTTTCTCGTCGCGACCTGCTCAAGGCGACGGCCGTCGGTGCCGGAGCGGTCGCTCTCCCGGGCATGATCGCCGGCAGTTCGGCGATCGCAGCCGACGGCCCCGCCCCGTCCTTCGGTGACAAGTTCCCGCTGGCTGAGCTGACCGGCCGGATCGTCCGCCCCCAGAGCCCCGACTACGCGGACGCGAGCATCGGCTGGGACGAGCTCTTCGTCCACTACCCGCTGGTCATCGTCTTCGCCCAGGAGACCCGGGACGTGGTCAACGCCCTCACGTGGGCGCGGCAGAACGACGTCGCCCTGCGGGTCCGCAGCGGCCGGCACAACCTGGAGGGCTGGTCGAACGTCGACAACGGCATCGTGATCGACGTCAGCGAGCTGAAGGACACCCACATCGACACCGCCAGTCGCACCGCACGGGTCGGCGCCGGGCTCAACCAGTCCGAGGCCATCACCGCGCTCGGGGAGTACGACTTGGCGGCGACGACGGGAACGGAGGGCACCGTGGGCCTGTCCGGTGCGACTCTCGGCGGCGGCTTCGGCTTCCTCACCCGCTATCTCGGGATGGCGTGCGACAACCTGATCGGGGCCGAGATCGTCGTCGCGGCGGGTGCCGACGGCGCGAAGGTGCTCGAGGTGGACCCGTGGCACCACCCGGACCTGCTCTGGGCGTTGCGCGGAGCGGGCAACGGCAACTTCGGGATCGTCACCTCGCTGACCTACAAGGTGGCGCCGCTCAAGAGCGTCGCCTACGTCCAGGCGACCTGGGAGGGCCTCGACGACCTGCACGGAGTCTTCGACTCCTGGCAGCGCAGCGCACCGTTCGCCGACCCCCGCCTCGGCAGCCAGCTCGAGGTCCACCCGACCGAGATCCTGCTGTTCGGGGTTCTCGCCGAAGGATCAGAGGCCGAGGCGAGGAAGCTGCTGGCGCCGATCCTCTCGGTCGGCAACCCCACGGTGACCGTGCAGATCGGAGGCTGGAGCGAGACCTATGCCGGCTTCCAGATTCCGACCGAGGACGAGCCCGCCAACTGGAAGTTCTTCTCACAGTTCACCATGGAGCCGTTCCCGAAGAAGGCGATCAGCATCATCCGCGCGTTCATGGAGGACTCCCCCTCCCCCGACAGCAACTTCTTCACGCAGGCCTTCGGCACCGGGGCGCAACGGCAGGAACCCTTCGGTGGCGCGGCCTTCCCGCACCGCGACGCGCTCTTCTACTCCGAGCCCGGTGCCGGCTGGGGCACTCGCGGGGAGCCGGACAGCGGCGACGCCATCACCCCGATCGCCCAGACCTGGATCGCCGAGTTCAGCCAGGCACTGCGGCCCTACGTGGACGGCGCCTACGTCAACGTGCCGAACATCGGGATGGCGGAGTGGGAAACCGCCTATTGGGGACGCAACTTCGAGCGGCTACGCAAGATCAAGGCGCAGTACGACCCGCGCAACGTCTTCCAGTACGAGCAGAGCATCCCGCCCGCGACACACTGA
- a CDS encoding DUF559 domain-containing protein — MIRHTSADLPPLARVERDVARRAALAYADGRAALSRLTALDVWGLRRQLPGEPVHLDLPIGSGLRDRPHLVVRHRSGFTVAPPHAVVREGLPVTRLDRTLVDCWPLLPPVDRTGLLIRAVNDRLTTPQRLVAALAGVPRTTGREALRLLLDRLVAGCRSPLEIWGHDHVFIGPGMPTFGRQTRVQVSGRTIYLDMFAEAERVDIELDGAASHGKPAEREIDLRRDALLATIGILVVRFTHRRLTADPLQVRQETLAILAARRRASPMIN, encoded by the coding sequence TTGATCCGTCACACCAGCGCGGACCTGCCGCCGCTGGCCCGAGTCGAGCGGGACGTCGCCCGACGTGCTGCGCTGGCTTACGCCGACGGGCGTGCGGCGCTCAGTCGGCTGACCGCGCTCGACGTGTGGGGCCTGCGCCGCCAACTACCGGGGGAGCCGGTGCACCTCGACCTACCCATCGGATCGGGCTTGCGTGACCGGCCACATCTCGTTGTGCGCCATCGCTCCGGTTTCACGGTTGCGCCGCCGCACGCGGTGGTACGCGAAGGCTTGCCGGTTACCCGGCTCGACCGGACCCTGGTGGACTGCTGGCCGCTGTTGCCGCCGGTCGACCGAACGGGCCTGCTCATCCGCGCGGTCAACGACCGGCTGACCACCCCGCAACGCCTCGTCGCCGCGCTCGCCGGGGTGCCGAGGACGACGGGTCGCGAGGCGCTGCGCCTCTTGCTGGACCGGCTTGTCGCTGGTTGCCGAAGCCCGTTGGAGATCTGGGGCCACGACCACGTGTTCATCGGCCCAGGTATGCCGACGTTCGGCCGGCAGACGCGGGTGCAGGTCAGCGGCCGAACCATCTACCTCGACATGTTCGCCGAGGCGGAGCGGGTCGACATTGAGTTGGACGGGGCTGCCAGCCACGGCAAACCGGCCGAGCGTGAGATCGACCTTCGGCGCGACGCCCTGCTCGCCACCATCGGTATCCTCGTCGTCCGCTTCACCCACCGCCGCCTCACGGCAGACCCGCTGCAGGTCCGCCAGGAGACCCTCGCCATCCTCGCCGCCCGCCGCCGCGCTAGTCCCATGATCAATTGA
- a CDS encoding winged helix-turn-helix domain-containing protein: protein MPTTPDYIRIADDIIAGVKAKRLKPEDKLPPIAQMATDYQVGTSTIQMVYVRLEALRVIRRHQGKGIFITDPKSWMREP, encoded by the coding sequence ATGCCTACAACACCTGACTACATCCGCATCGCTGATGACATCATCGCTGGGGTCAAGGCGAAGAGGCTCAAGCCTGAGGACAAGTTGCCGCCGATCGCGCAGATGGCAACGGACTACCAGGTCGGCACGTCCACCATCCAGATGGTCTACGTGCGACTCGAAGCCCTGCGTGTCATCCGACGCCATCAGGGCAAAGGCATCTTCATTACCGACCCCAAGTCCTGGATGCGGGAGCCGTAG
- a CDS encoding DivIVA domain-containing protein, whose translation MAQVYRGGQPYPAGYPARLTPHEVRTREFAACRRGVDPVEVREFQVRVADELAMLNETVRLLGQENDRIRRALRDWQTMHARECPPTQRPNSGHW comes from the coding sequence GTGGCTCAGGTGTATCGAGGTGGCCAGCCCTACCCTGCCGGCTACCCGGCCCGGTTGACACCGCACGAGGTGCGGACCCGCGAGTTCGCCGCGTGCCGGCGCGGCGTCGACCCCGTTGAGGTACGCGAGTTCCAGGTCCGGGTGGCCGACGAACTGGCCATGCTCAACGAGACGGTACGGCTGCTCGGCCAAGAGAACGACCGGATCAGGCGGGCGCTGCGTGACTGGCAGACCATGCACGCCCGCGAGTGCCCGCCGACGCAGCGCCCCAACTCCGGCCACTGGTGA
- a CDS encoding peroxidase produces MSLLQQAEQSPDTERMFDTDTKAMGYLPNYTRLFAHSPAAYLAWQQLNGAVKAGMELRRYELATLAAARALKSSYCGLAHGKVLRDKFFDAPTVVAIASDHGSASLSAQEVAVVNFAGKVAADATSVIEADIVDLRSHGLDDTEIFRVILAVGARCFFSTVLSAARAEPDPQYSESLDVNLRQALSFGG; encoded by the coding sequence ATGAGTCTTCTGCAGCAGGCTGAGCAGTCACCAGACACCGAGCGGATGTTCGATACGGACACGAAGGCGATGGGCTACCTGCCCAACTACACCAGGCTGTTCGCTCACAGCCCGGCAGCGTATCTGGCATGGCAGCAGCTCAACGGTGCGGTGAAGGCCGGGATGGAGCTGCGCCGGTATGAGTTGGCGACCCTCGCCGCAGCCCGGGCACTGAAATCCTCCTACTGCGGCCTGGCGCACGGGAAGGTCCTGCGAGACAAGTTCTTCGATGCGCCGACCGTCGTCGCCATCGCGTCAGACCACGGCAGCGCCAGTCTCTCCGCGCAGGAGGTCGCAGTCGTCAACTTCGCCGGCAAGGTGGCGGCCGATGCGACCTCAGTCATCGAGGCCGACATCGTGGACCTGCGCAGTCACGGCCTCGATGACACGGAAATCTTCCGCGTGATCCTTGCCGTTGGCGCGAGATGCTTCTTCAGCACCGTCCTCAGCGCTGCTAGGGCCGAGCCCGATCCCCAGTACAGCGAGAGCCTCGACGTGAATCTGCGGCAGGCGCTGAGCTTCGGCGGCTAG
- a CDS encoding DUF3024 domain-containing protein, with protein MGQSAVLGYSIGPTPDPHSPRGPHPAHVAGRGQPGRTLPVARLGYTRNTGTWTLYYRDRNLRLHRYDLIPLRPISRQHPQSQRRTVRAKNWEESDESSAAG; from the coding sequence GTGGGGCAGTCCGCGGTGCTGGGGTATTCAATCGGTCCGACGCCAGACCCGCACAGCCCGAGGGGACCTCATCCCGCCCACGTTGCCGGTCGCGGTCAGCCTGGTCGAACGCTTCCCGTCGCGCGCCTCGGCTACACCAGGAACACCGGCACCTGGACGCTGTACTACCGAGACCGCAACCTCCGGCTCCATCGGTACGACCTGATCCCGCTGCGGCCGATTTCCCGACAGCATCCGCAGTCCCAGCGGCGTACCGTCCGGGCCAAGAATTGGGAGGAGTCGGATGAGTCTTCTGCAGCAGGCTGA
- a CDS encoding restriction endonuclease: MTGGGRLANGWALALCAVVGFVLLRMVIDFVQQHPYWTGLLVSLVVVGATTVGLVVSKQRARERADQAQRDRLIAVTDAMSGPEFEQWFARLLVASGFRKVTVCGGSGDRGADVTAIAPDGRRVVVQCKRQSSSNRVGSAAIQRFAGTCRDIHGGDICMLVTNSFFTAGDGIQIARQLNITLVDRNALEMWAWTGRPGSIVEGGPH; this comes from the coding sequence GTGACCGGTGGCGGCAGATTGGCCAACGGCTGGGCTCTGGCGCTGTGTGCCGTCGTCGGTTTCGTGCTCCTCCGCATGGTCATCGATTTCGTGCAGCAGCACCCATACTGGACCGGTCTCCTGGTGAGCCTCGTCGTTGTGGGGGCGACCACGGTGGGTCTTGTGGTGTCGAAGCAGCGTGCCCGCGAGCGGGCCGACCAGGCCCAGCGGGACAGGCTGATCGCGGTGACCGACGCGATGAGCGGCCCCGAGTTCGAGCAGTGGTTCGCGCGGCTCCTGGTCGCCTCCGGGTTTCGCAAAGTGACGGTGTGCGGCGGCTCTGGCGACCGAGGAGCGGACGTCACGGCGATCGCTCCCGACGGTCGACGTGTCGTGGTGCAATGCAAGCGGCAGAGCTCCAGCAACCGGGTGGGCAGTGCGGCGATCCAACGCTTCGCTGGCACCTGCCGGGACATCCATGGTGGCGATATCTGCATGCTTGTGACGAACAGCTTCTTCACCGCGGGCGATGGCATCCAGATAGCCCGGCAGCTCAACATCACGCTCGTCGACCGGAACGCACTGGAAATGTGGGCCTGGACGGGGAGGCCCGGGTCCATCGTGGAAGGCGGACCGCACTGA
- a CDS encoding NACHT domain-containing protein, whose product MRRRGWKWGSLTVVAVLAAGGTAWVWLRYDFEKVNWTWGVVAGVIAVYVLLDQVFRTGATGLAEAAAHRRAAADELLELIRRDPTDEALLRSVDEPYPLPVRWRTAPGRFLPSWRAIGRASDAAPMDLAGGDRTLWSCYRDIPSGRLVVLGPAGSGKSIIALRMARELPLHREPDAPVPALVPADSWDPDRENFHDWLVDRIGRRYPQLAAGHPRRDAVLRDLVETNLVVPVLDGLDEVPEDRLIACLDELNALPTQRFVLTCRTSVYEHYLTQGEKLRGAAVVMLEPPAPGEVADYLVDAASLHQVDNWSTVAAALGDDPQLTAALSTPLMVAMARSAFDQPGTDPRDLVSLARDKGRRSVEDDLLTRAVDAALRSRRGTQGLRRWEPETARRYLAFLAAHLESLDVREFRWWQLPTAQPGPFWALVAGARTAAAVWLTLTLSADALTATAKLVTHPSTRNLLDVLVRERGTLALTAFLLAAVVALVRGSGRAGREQPRRVAFIGGIRAFRFGLLSGLISGAFWALVTLAVLSAVTPTPQLVALLNRVPALPPWPDSVRAAVVVGLLAWAYRAVRAGLGVDVAAPAAELGATSVIETVEADRAASVASALASAATGVLRLLVGVAALRLTGVLSAAPPLPALAYAGVGLGLGWWLHRRGGGAWMRFALTRATLAVRGRTPHRLLAFLAYAETVGLLRDGAGAYRFRHGRLQSRLAGGSVSARRGSRLREEFGVELARAGYWPEALGVFADVTRARAASIGHADDLTVAALRRALLAGAAAGEWTRLAGLLALIPPPAEPAPLADQRQRIAQLIADGAPVTQLLVAAEGLSRAATDVGAAGSRPDGSTAGSGSEAGRAAPGVEEFLAVLQQVSGDTSAARTGLDRLLSAARQDVGEPAPIGAGLLARLLIDDSQPVEALLVCHQELLLADQPPDRVDLLLLAETWRWSVEVMRQNTDERAELRGRIRAVLAGRRKHPRRIELGRRELAELGLQLCHAVIEHQTLGPLAVAASRRLVAVLAEPAIVAQTVTRSAPMWHGG is encoded by the coding sequence GTGCGACGTCGGGGCTGGAAGTGGGGATCGCTGACCGTCGTGGCGGTGCTGGCTGCGGGCGGCACGGCATGGGTGTGGCTGCGTTACGACTTCGAGAAGGTCAACTGGACCTGGGGCGTCGTCGCCGGGGTGATCGCCGTCTATGTCCTGCTGGACCAGGTCTTTCGCACCGGGGCGACCGGTCTCGCCGAGGCCGCCGCCCACCGTCGCGCCGCCGCCGACGAGCTGTTGGAGCTGATCCGCCGCGACCCGACAGACGAAGCGCTGCTGCGCAGCGTCGACGAGCCGTACCCGCTGCCGGTGCGCTGGCGCACCGCTCCCGGCCGGTTCCTCCCCTCGTGGCGTGCCATCGGCCGAGCCAGCGACGCCGCGCCGATGGATCTCGCCGGCGGCGACAGGACATTGTGGAGCTGCTACCGCGACATACCTTCCGGACGGCTCGTGGTGTTGGGGCCGGCCGGCTCCGGCAAGTCGATCATCGCGCTGCGGATGGCCCGGGAACTGCCCTTGCACCGCGAGCCGGACGCACCCGTACCGGCGTTGGTGCCGGCTGACTCCTGGGATCCCGACCGAGAGAACTTCCACGACTGGCTGGTCGACCGGATTGGTCGCCGCTACCCGCAACTCGCCGCCGGACACCCGCGCCGCGATGCCGTGCTGCGCGACCTCGTCGAGACCAACCTGGTCGTGCCCGTCCTCGATGGGCTGGACGAGGTGCCCGAAGACCGCCTGATCGCCTGCCTCGACGAACTCAACGCGCTGCCCACTCAACGTTTCGTCCTCACCTGCCGCACCTCCGTCTACGAGCACTACCTGACGCAGGGCGAGAAGCTGCGTGGCGCCGCCGTGGTCATGCTCGAACCCCCGGCACCGGGCGAAGTGGCCGACTACCTGGTCGACGCGGCCTCGCTGCATCAGGTCGACAACTGGTCCACGGTTGCCGCCGCGCTCGGGGACGACCCACAACTGACCGCCGCGCTCTCCACCCCACTGATGGTGGCGATGGCCCGCAGCGCCTTCGACCAGCCGGGCACCGATCCCCGTGACCTCGTGTCGCTGGCCCGCGACAAGGGCCGGCGCTCCGTCGAGGACGACCTGCTGACCAGGGCCGTGGACGCAGCCCTGCGGTCCCGTCGCGGCACCCAGGGCCTACGAAGATGGGAACCCGAGACCGCCCGGCGCTACCTCGCCTTCCTCGCCGCGCATCTGGAGTCCCTCGACGTCCGGGAATTTCGCTGGTGGCAGTTGCCGACCGCGCAGCCCGGCCCGTTCTGGGCACTCGTCGCCGGCGCGCGTACCGCAGCGGCGGTGTGGCTGACGCTGACGCTCTCCGCGGACGCCCTCACGGCAACGGCGAAGCTGGTCACTCACCCATCCACCCGGAACCTCCTCGACGTTCTGGTCCGCGAGAGGGGCACCCTGGCGCTCACGGCCTTCCTGCTGGCCGCCGTCGTTGCGCTGGTCCGCGGCTCGGGTCGGGCCGGTCGGGAGCAACCCCGCCGGGTGGCGTTCATCGGCGGGATCCGAGCCTTTCGATTCGGGTTGCTCAGCGGGCTGATCAGCGGTGCGTTCTGGGCTCTGGTCACGCTCGCCGTCCTCTCGGCCGTCACTCCCACCCCGCAACTGGTTGCGCTGCTGAACCGTGTCCCGGCGCTGCCACCGTGGCCCGACTCGGTCCGGGCCGCCGTCGTGGTCGGTCTGCTGGCGTGGGCGTACCGGGCGGTCCGGGCCGGACTGGGCGTGGACGTCGCCGCGCCCGCAGCCGAACTCGGGGCGACCAGCGTGATCGAGACAGTCGAAGCGGACCGTGCTGCCAGCGTCGCCTCCGCGCTGGCCAGCGCCGCTACCGGCGTCCTCCGGCTGCTCGTCGGCGTCGCCGCGCTGCGTCTCACCGGCGTGTTGTCCGCCGCACCGCCGCTGCCGGCGCTGGCCTACGCCGGGGTGGGGCTCGGGCTGGGCTGGTGGCTGCACCGGCGCGGCGGCGGGGCATGGATGCGCTTCGCCCTCACCCGTGCCACCCTCGCCGTCCGCGGCCGCACCCCGCACCGGCTGCTCGCCTTCCTGGCGTACGCCGAGACCGTCGGCCTGCTGCGCGACGGCGCCGGGGCGTACCGCTTCCGGCACGGCCGTCTGCAGAGCCGACTCGCCGGCGGTTCGGTGAGCGCGCGACGCGGCAGCCGGCTGCGCGAGGAGTTCGGCGTCGAGCTCGCCCGGGCCGGCTACTGGCCGGAGGCACTCGGCGTCTTCGCCGACGTCACGCGGGCGCGAGCTGCGAGCATCGGTCACGCCGACGATCTGACCGTGGCGGCGCTGCGTCGGGCGCTGCTGGCCGGTGCGGCTGCGGGGGAGTGGACCCGGCTGGCGGGCCTGCTGGCGCTCATCCCGCCTCCCGCCGAGCCGGCGCCATTGGCTGATCAGCGGCAGCGGATCGCACAGCTGATCGCGGACGGTGCGCCGGTGACACAACTGCTCGTCGCCGCCGAAGGGTTGAGCCGTGCGGCGACCGACGTGGGTGCGGCAGGGAGCCGCCCGGACGGGAGCACAGCCGGCTCTGGTTCCGAGGCAGGCCGGGCGGCGCCCGGAGTGGAGGAGTTCCTGGCCGTCCTGCAACAGGTCAGTGGGGACACCAGCGCGGCGCGTACCGGGTTGGACCGGTTGCTCAGCGCTGCCCGGCAGGACGTCGGGGAACCGGCACCCATCGGCGCGGGCCTGCTCGCCCGGCTGCTCATCGACGACAGCCAGCCGGTCGAGGCCCTGCTCGTCTGCCACCAGGAACTGCTCCTTGCCGATCAACCGCCCGACCGGGTCGACCTGCTGCTCCTCGCCGAGACGTGGCGCTGGTCGGTCGAGGTGATGCGGCAGAACACCGACGAACGAGCCGAGCTGCGCGGTCGTATCCGAGCTGTGCTGGCCGGAAGACGGAAGCACCCGCGGCGAATCGAGCTGGGCCGGCGCGAGCTGGCCGAGCTGGGACTCCAGCTGTGCCACGCCGTGATCGAGCACCAGACGCTGGGCCCGCTCGCGGTGGCGGCGTCCCGGCGGCTGGTCGCCGTCCTCGCCGAGCCGGCCATCGTTGCGCAAACCGTCACCCGCAGCGCCCCCATGTGGCACGGCGGCTGA
- a CDS encoding transcriptional regulator, whose translation MIDGLDPIIHVPKRLAAMAVLANAPSVSFRFLKDHLQISESDLSKQMSALEAVGYVSSTKVGRGRGGSTTYRMTQAGQKAYEQHCSALLALIRGA comes from the coding sequence GTGATCGACGGCTTGGACCCGATCATCCACGTGCCCAAGCGGTTGGCGGCCATGGCTGTGCTGGCCAACGCCCCCTCGGTGTCGTTTCGATTTCTGAAGGACCACCTGCAGATCAGCGAGTCGGATCTGTCCAAGCAGATGTCCGCGTTGGAGGCCGTCGGCTACGTCAGTTCGACGAAGGTCGGCCGCGGCCGCGGGGGCAGCACGACCTACCGGATGACCCAGGCCGGGCAAAAGGCTTACGAACAGCACTGCTCTGCCTTGCTGGCGCTGATCCGCGGCGCCTAG